GGGGTCGCCGACGCCGACATCGCCACCGACTACGCGCTGAGCACCGAGGCGTCGGCGCGGTTCAGCGCCTGGGCCGCCGCCACCACCCCGGCGGCCGAGCAGCTGCCCCCGCCGTTCCTCGCCTCCCCCGCCGAGGCGATGACGCTCTTCCTCACCGAGCTGCGCGCGGGGTACGGCTCGGTGGAGGGCTATCTGCGCCACGCCGGGATCACCGACGCACAGCTCGCCGCGCTCCGCGACCACCTGCTCGACTGACGCGGAGCGGATGACTCGCCAGCGGTGACGCCGGATGCTCCGCGCACTCCCTACGAAGCTGATGACGCGAACGACTCAGGACGGCGCGGGGCAAGAGGCGCCGGGCCACAGGCGCGGCGGCCCCGGTCGGTGGACGGCCCCCGAGCGTCCGTTGAATCATTCACGACATCAGCTTCATACGGAGTCCGGAGCAACCTGCCGGCCGCACCCGCGAGCCCCAGGTCACCCGCTCAACCACCGCCGCCCCGCAGGCCCGTTGGCCGGGGCTCGGCCGCAGCCGGTGCCGGCAACCGCGGTGACCTCGGAAAGCCGAACGGCCGGCGCCGTCGTGGACGGTGCCGGCCGTGGCGAGCTGGACGTGAAGCTGGCGGCGGGTCAGAGCACCCGCTGCACCCAGCCGTACGGGTCCTCGACCCGGCCGCGCTGGATGTCCACCAGCTGCTGCCGCAGCGCCATGGTGGACCGACCCGGCTCGCCACCGCCGACGAGGAACTCGCCGTCGGGGAAGCGCACCTGACCGATCGGGGTGATCACGGCGGCGGTGCCACAGGCGAAGACCTCGCGCAGCCGGCCGCTGGCCGCGTCGGCCTGCCAGTCGGCGAAGCTGATCGGCCGCTCCTCGATCCGGTGCCCGGCCGCGGCGGCCAGGGTGAGGATCGCGTCGCGGGTGATGCCCGGCAGGATGGTTCCGGTCAGCGGCGGGGTGACCAGGGTGTTGTCGTCGTAGACGAAGAAGACGTTCATGCCGCCCAGCTCGTCGACGAACCGGCGCTCGACCGCGTCCAGGAAGACCACCTGGTCGCAGCCCGCCTCGATCGCCTCCGCCTGGGCGACCAGCGAGGCGGCGTAGTTTCCGCCGCACTTCGCGGCGCCGGTGCCGCCCGGTGCGGCCCGGGTGTAGTCCGGGGAGACCCAGACCGTGATCGGCTTGACCCCGCCGGCGAAGTAAGCCCCGGCCGGCGAGGCGATGACCACGTAGAGGTACTCGTTGGCCGGCCGGACGCCGAGGAAGACCTCGCTGGCGAACATGAACGGCCGGAGGTAGAGGCTGGCGTCCTCGCTCTCGGGGATCCAGTCCCGGTCGATCTCCACCAGCCGGCGCAGCGACTCGACGAAGGTCTCCTGCGGCAGCTCGGGCATCGCCAGCCGCTGGGCGGAGGCGGCGAAGCGGGCCGCGTTGGCCTCCGGGCGGAACATCGTCACCGCGCCCTCGGCGGTCCGGTACGCCTTGAGCCCCTCGAAGATCTCCTGCGCGTAGTGCAGCACCGCGCTCGCCGGATCCATCGGGATCGGCCCGCGCGCCTCGACCCGGGCGTCGTACCAGCCCTTCCCGTCGGCGTACCGGATCGTCACCATGTGGTCGGTGAAGACCCGCCCGAAGCCGGGGTTGGCCAGCAGGGCGGCCCGATCGGCGGCGGATACCGGCGCGGGATTCGGACGGATCTCGAAATCGAGCTTGTCACCACCGCTCATCGCGCTGACCTCCCTGCGGGTTCACGACATGCGCGACCGCACGCCGTATCTGGTGCCAGAAAACTTACCCCGAACGGTCGTTCAGCGGATAGCTCCGCCCCGGCAGATCGAGCACGTCGAATGGCGGGAACGAGCGGGGTCGGGCACGGCCGCGGACGACCTCGCGGGGTGGGCCCGGGAGCGGGTCTGGCGGCCCGGATCCGGACCGGCGGGCGGCCCCGGTCAGGCTACGGCGTACCCGGCGAGCCGGTCGCCGACCTCGGCGGTGCGCAGCGGTGTGCCCGGGGTCCGGCCGGCCAGCTCCGCGCCGACCGCGGCGGTGACCCGGGCAGCGGCGTCGGCGTGGCCGAGCTGGTCGAGCAGGAGCGCGGCGGAGAGCACCGCGGCCACCGGGTCGGCGACGCCCTTGCCGGCGATGTCCGGCGCCGAGCCGTGCACCGGCTCGAACATCGACGGGTACGTCCCGGTCGGGTTGATGGAGCCGCTGGCCGCCAGGCCGATGCCGCCGGTGACCGCGGCGGCGATGTCGGTGAGGATGTCGCCGAAGAGGTTGTCGGTGACCACCACGTCGTACCGCTGGGGCTGGGTGACCAGGAACATCGCGGCCGCGTCGACGTGCTGGTACTCGGTGGTGACGTCGGGGTGCTCGGCGGCGACCGCCGCGAACGCGCGCGCCCAGAGCGAGCCCGCGTGGGTGAGCACGTTGGTCTTGTGCACCAGGGTGACCTTGCGCCGCTCGCGGCGGCGGGCGCGGACGAAGGCGTCGCGGATCACCCGCTCCACGCCGTGCCGGGTGTTCAGGCTCTCCTCGGTGGCCACCTCGGCCGGGGTGTCCCGGTGCAGCGAGCCGCCGGCGCCAGCGTACAGGCCCTCGGTGCCCTCGCGGACGACCACCAGGTCGACCTCGCCGGGCTTGACGGTGGCCAGCGGCCCGGACACCCCCGGCCACAGCCGGGACGGGCGGAGGTTCACGTACTGGTCGAAGGCGAACCGGAGCTTGAGCAGCAGTCCCCGCTCCAGCACGCCCGGTGGGACGGTCGGGTCGCCGACCGCGCCCAGCAGGATGGCGTCGTGCCCGGCCAGCTCGGCCAGCACGGAGTCGGGCAGCACTTCGCCGGTGCGGTGGTAGCGTGCGGCGCCGAGGTCGTACTCCGTGGCCTCGACCCCGGGGAGCACGGCGTCGATGACCTTGCGGGCCTGCGCGACCACCTCGGGCCCGATCCCGTCCCCGGCCACCACCGCGATCCGTGCCACCTGGCGCTCCTCACCTCGTCGTTCCCGTGAACGGTACGTCGACGTCCCGGCCCCCGGTACGCGTCTTCCAGACTATGGGAAACCGAAATGCTCAGCAGGCTCCCAGGTGGCATTCATGGTGCGGTCAACTCCACTGCCTAGGGTCGGTGGGGAACGGGTCACGGGGGCCCGTGACCGGCTTCGCCGCGGCGCTGCGGCGTCGTCAGCGAGGGAGCAGGTGCGATGCGGATCGACGAGCAGCCACGGGCCCGATGGGTCGACGAGCAGCCCCGGACCCGGTGGGTCGACCAGAGCGCATTCCGCAGCCGCCGCCCCGACCTGCGGCTCGGCACCCGCAGCCACCGGCTGGACCGGTCCGATGGGACGGCCGTCGACCGGATCACCGCCCGGCACACCGTCCGCACCTCCACCGCCGACTACTCGCTGCTGCTCAACGCGCCGGAATGGCTCGGCCGCCGGATCGTCGGGGAGGCGCTCCGGGACGCCGTCGCCGAGCTGCGCGCCATCGACCTCACCTACGGGCCGGCCCGGCCGGACAGCCTGGTCTCCAAGCTACGGCGCGGCGAGATCACCCCCGAGTCGTACCCGCCGCTGGCCGACCTGGTCGACCGCTGCGCCGCGATGCGCGCGGTCACCGACGGCTGGTTCGACGCCTGGGCGGTGCCCGGCGGCTTCGACCCGGGCGGCCTGCTCGGCGGCTGGGCGGTGGAGCGGGCCGCGGCCCGGCTGCGCGCCGCCGGCATTCACGACTACGCCGTGCTCAGCGGCGCCGACCTGGTGGTACGCGGCCACGCCGCGCACGGCGGCCCCTGGCGCGTGGCGGTGCACCATCCGACCGAAGCCCACCGGGCCCCGCTCGTGCTGGAAATGACCGCCGGGGCGGTGGGCACCTCCGGGGTCACCGGTCGCCGGGGCCACGTGGTGGATCCGCACACCGGTGAGCCCGCCGACCAGCTGGTCGCCGCCACCGTCGTCGGCCCCGACCTCGCCGTGGCCGACGCCTACGCCACCGCGCTCTACGCCGCCGGCCCGGCCGGGCTGGCCTGGTTCCGCAACGGCTCGGACTATCGGGCGCTCTTCGCCCACCGCCGCCGCTGACGGTCCGCGGCACGCCCCCGCCCGATCGGCCGTTCTCGCATCACGGCCGCGCGGGGTGTGAGCATGGCGGGCGGGCTCGGCGCGGGATCGGTGCCGCGATCGGCCCCCACGGTCTCGGCAACGACCGTGGAGGCCGGTCAGCGACGAGTGCGCGTGGCTCGCGCAATCGAGGGGTGCGGACCGGTGGGCCGGACGTCCGACCACGCCACCCGAAGACGGGCCGACACCGCGACTCAGCCGGCGACCGCACCGGTACGCTAGCGAATCGGCGCAACTCGACGCAAGAGTCTCCACAGCGGACC
The window above is part of the Micromonospora inositola genome. Proteins encoded here:
- a CDS encoding FAD:protein FMN transferase, with protein sequence MRIDEQPRARWVDEQPRTRWVDQSAFRSRRPDLRLGTRSHRLDRSDGTAVDRITARHTVRTSTADYSLLLNAPEWLGRRIVGEALRDAVAELRAIDLTYGPARPDSLVSKLRRGEITPESYPPLADLVDRCAAMRAVTDGWFDAWAVPGGFDPGGLLGGWAVERAAARLRAAGIHDYAVLSGADLVVRGHAAHGGPWRVAVHHPTEAHRAPLVLEMTAGAVGTSGVTGRRGHVVDPHTGEPADQLVAATVVGPDLAVADAYATALYAAGPAGLAWFRNGSDYRALFAHRRR
- a CDS encoding branched-chain amino acid aminotransferase yields the protein MSGGDKLDFEIRPNPAPVSAADRAALLANPGFGRVFTDHMVTIRYADGKGWYDARVEARGPIPMDPASAVLHYAQEIFEGLKAYRTAEGAVTMFRPEANAARFAASAQRLAMPELPQETFVESLRRLVEIDRDWIPESEDASLYLRPFMFASEVFLGVRPANEYLYVVIASPAGAYFAGGVKPITVWVSPDYTRAAPGGTGAAKCGGNYAASLVAQAEAIEAGCDQVVFLDAVERRFVDELGGMNVFFVYDDNTLVTPPLTGTILPGITRDAILTLAAAAGHRIEERPISFADWQADAASGRLREVFACGTAAVITPIGQVRFPDGEFLVGGGEPGRSTMALRQQLVDIQRGRVEDPYGWVQRVL
- a CDS encoding 3-isopropylmalate dehydrogenase, whose translation is MARIAVVAGDGIGPEVVAQARKVIDAVLPGVEATEYDLGAARYHRTGEVLPDSVLAELAGHDAILLGAVGDPTVPPGVLERGLLLKLRFAFDQYVNLRPSRLWPGVSGPLATVKPGEVDLVVVREGTEGLYAGAGGSLHRDTPAEVATEESLNTRHGVERVIRDAFVRARRRERRKVTLVHKTNVLTHAGSLWARAFAAVAAEHPDVTTEYQHVDAAAMFLVTQPQRYDVVVTDNLFGDILTDIAAAVTGGIGLAASGSINPTGTYPSMFEPVHGSAPDIAGKGVADPVAAVLSAALLLDQLGHADAAARVTAAVGAELAGRTPGTPLRTAEVGDRLAGYAVA